The following coding sequences lie in one Thalassoglobus polymorphus genomic window:
- the fliE gene encoding flagellar hook-basal body complex protein FliE has translation MSLQPLNAAAITSSGKNLGELQSSSFRSQVGESQQGLPFAELVSDMIHEVDAQQQVVAEDVQRLASGEIDNLQQVATNVAKADLSFRFLMEIRDRLITSYQEVMRMQV, from the coding sequence ATGAGCTTACAGCCTTTGAATGCAGCGGCAATCACATCAAGTGGAAAAAATCTCGGAGAGTTGCAGTCCTCAAGCTTTCGTTCGCAAGTTGGCGAATCGCAACAGGGATTGCCATTTGCGGAACTCGTGTCTGACATGATTCATGAGGTCGATGCTCAGCAGCAAGTTGTTGCAGAGGATGTGCAGAGGCTTGCAAGTGGAGAGATTGACAACCTGCAGCAGGTCGCGACGAATGTTGCCAAGGCCGATTTGTCGTTTCGTTTCCTTATGGAAATCCGAGACCGGCTCATCACCAGCTATCAGGAAGTGATGCGGATGCAGGTGTGA
- a CDS encoding FliI/YscN family ATPase: protein MTLRLNVEKLKMQTQRCDVFQTVGKLHSVRDLLTANLTMALGEMCEIETGFGEKVQAEVIAAYENQSQLMTFHRSHGLAPGMDVVALNRVVQVPVGWNLLGRVLNGLGQPIDGREPLQAFKQRMTDSPSPQALERKRITQPLATGQRVIDGMLTIGRGQRMGLFAGSGVGKSTLLGEIAKFAESDSNVADLNVIVLVGERGREVRPFLEDCLGHEGLKRSVVVVATSDETPLMKIQAVRTGLTIAEEFRDQGADVLFFLDSLTRFATAQKEIGLARGEAPGQRGYPSSVLSTLAVTLERLGNGQTGSITGLITVLVDGDDLDEPISDAARSILDGHLVLDRLLAQKGCFPAVNVLKSLSRLFREVTSPQQQVAAHSIRECLATYEEVAELIQVGLYQPGTSAAVDNAIHRLPAIHKFLHQRIGETSQLNQTAHDMAHLVNLSSDSGSTLKSAVN, encoded by the coding sequence ATGACTCTCAGATTGAACGTCGAAAAGCTGAAAATGCAGACGCAACGTTGCGACGTTTTCCAGACCGTCGGGAAACTGCATAGCGTGCGTGATCTCCTCACAGCCAATCTGACGATGGCGTTGGGGGAAATGTGCGAAATCGAAACCGGGTTCGGAGAAAAGGTCCAAGCAGAAGTGATCGCGGCTTATGAAAATCAATCTCAACTCATGACATTCCACCGTTCTCACGGGCTCGCTCCCGGGATGGACGTGGTGGCGCTCAATCGAGTTGTCCAGGTCCCGGTAGGATGGAATTTGTTAGGGAGGGTTCTCAATGGGTTGGGGCAGCCAATCGATGGTCGAGAACCATTGCAAGCGTTCAAACAAAGAATGACTGATTCTCCATCTCCACAGGCCCTTGAGCGTAAAAGAATCACACAGCCATTAGCGACTGGCCAACGAGTCATCGACGGAATGCTGACAATTGGGCGAGGTCAACGAATGGGATTGTTTGCGGGATCAGGTGTCGGAAAAAGTACCCTCTTGGGAGAAATCGCGAAATTTGCAGAATCGGATTCGAATGTCGCGGATCTGAATGTGATTGTGCTCGTTGGGGAACGTGGACGAGAGGTCCGTCCATTTCTTGAAGATTGTCTCGGTCACGAAGGGTTGAAACGGTCGGTCGTTGTGGTGGCGACTTCGGATGAAACGCCGCTGATGAAAATTCAGGCAGTCCGGACCGGACTCACTATTGCAGAAGAGTTTCGTGATCAGGGAGCTGATGTTTTGTTTTTTCTAGACAGCCTGACACGCTTCGCGACTGCACAAAAAGAGATCGGGCTCGCTCGCGGAGAAGCTCCCGGGCAACGCGGGTATCCGAGTTCAGTGTTGTCGACTCTCGCTGTCACGCTCGAACGTTTGGGGAACGGTCAAACAGGTTCAATTACCGGGTTGATCACAGTGCTGGTCGATGGCGATGATCTTGATGAACCGATTTCAGATGCTGCACGTTCGATTCTCGATGGTCACCTGGTTCTGGATCGCCTGTTGGCACAGAAAGGGTGCTTCCCCGCAGTCAATGTCCTCAAGAGTCTCAGCCGTCTGTTCCGTGAAGTGACGTCACCACAGCAACAAGTTGCAGCTCACAGCATTCGGGAATGTTTGGCGACATACGAAGAGGTTGCAGAACTGATTCAGGTCGGACTGTATCAACCTGGTACATCGGCCGCTGTAGACAATGCCATTCACAGGCTCCCCGCAATTCATAAGTTTCTGCATCAGCGAATCGGAGAAACCAGTCAGCTGAACCAGACTGCCCACGACATGGCTCACCTCGTCAACCTGTCCAGCGACAGCGGATCAACGTTAAAGAGTGCTGTGAATTGA
- the fliF gene encoding flagellar basal-body MS-ring/collar protein FliF, with translation MSFLSELVTQLKAIWGRWSQGQRVTILASVALSILSLVGVGYWAMTPQFVVLADRLSPTQTAGYVSALESAGIAYQLNFAGSSVSVPQSQHSQARLEVRDLIDVELKSETDLSGSLWSDPAMNQVRLLRQQEARLGRTIQQMKPVKMATVHLTQGTTSPFVRDQRPTKASVTLELKPGVPFSGGDTAAIVSLIAHSVEGLTQENVTILSTDGRLLSSAGGVDGEVSGQLEYRTMLESNLAAKAEALLIPLLGIGNATVRVSAEIDFTESERTQKTIDPDSKAKVREELRTETFTGNDPLPLGPPGTSSNVTVPTTASARQGQRASEDLMTEYINGETTDLIREFPGKIQRLTIAAVVQIPTDTPEETATANGLAAANPSVNPGASASTSSQVTKAEIISIIQNAVGYDELRGDQIDVVAAKFAAVPIVETPTGFFGGITNFVPILKAVSLGLASLVALLLGMLILRRLQPVVVEKQSSDFLSPEIVDRLNDLSERMKENPDVVTTVLASWLNTNENKSSENQVNEKRRAA, from the coding sequence ATGAGCTTCCTTTCGGAACTCGTTACACAGCTGAAAGCAATTTGGGGACGTTGGTCGCAAGGACAGCGAGTCACCATTTTGGCAAGTGTGGCATTGTCGATTCTCAGTCTAGTCGGCGTGGGCTACTGGGCGATGACTCCACAATTTGTTGTTCTCGCAGACCGATTATCTCCAACGCAAACTGCAGGCTACGTTAGCGCATTGGAATCTGCAGGGATTGCTTATCAGCTTAACTTCGCTGGCTCTTCCGTTTCGGTTCCTCAGTCTCAACATAGTCAGGCTCGCCTGGAAGTTCGCGATCTGATTGATGTCGAACTTAAAAGTGAGACTGACCTTTCTGGCAGTCTCTGGTCCGATCCGGCAATGAATCAAGTGCGGTTGCTCAGGCAACAGGAGGCACGGTTGGGGCGAACGATTCAGCAAATGAAGCCGGTAAAGATGGCGACCGTTCATTTGACTCAAGGGACGACGTCACCTTTTGTAAGAGATCAGCGCCCCACGAAAGCGAGTGTGACGTTGGAGCTCAAGCCGGGCGTCCCTTTTTCTGGTGGAGATACCGCAGCGATCGTCTCTCTGATCGCACACAGCGTTGAAGGACTGACGCAGGAGAATGTTACGATTCTCTCGACCGACGGTCGTTTACTGTCATCAGCTGGTGGTGTTGACGGTGAAGTGAGTGGGCAGCTCGAATACCGCACGATGTTGGAGTCGAATTTGGCCGCCAAGGCCGAGGCGCTGCTCATTCCACTGCTTGGAATTGGAAATGCGACTGTACGTGTGAGTGCCGAAATTGACTTCACTGAATCCGAGCGAACCCAGAAAACAATCGATCCCGATAGCAAAGCCAAAGTGCGTGAGGAACTCCGCACAGAGACCTTCACGGGCAACGATCCGCTTCCACTTGGACCGCCAGGGACATCTTCAAATGTGACTGTCCCGACGACTGCATCAGCTCGACAGGGGCAACGTGCGTCGGAAGATTTAATGACCGAATACATCAATGGAGAGACTACCGATTTGATCCGAGAGTTTCCCGGGAAAATCCAACGGCTCACGATTGCAGCCGTCGTCCAGATCCCGACAGACACTCCGGAAGAGACAGCGACTGCGAACGGTCTTGCGGCTGCGAATCCAAGTGTGAATCCAGGTGCATCCGCATCGACGAGTTCGCAAGTTACCAAGGCGGAGATTATATCAATCATTCAGAATGCCGTTGGGTATGATGAATTACGCGGAGATCAGATTGACGTTGTTGCAGCAAAGTTTGCAGCGGTCCCGATAGTGGAAACGCCGACTGGTTTCTTTGGGGGCATCACAAATTTTGTTCCGATCCTTAAAGCTGTTTCACTCGGCTTGGCTTCATTGGTTGCGTTGCTTTTAGGCATGTTGATTCTTCGACGGTTACAGCCTGTTGTTGTCGAGAAGCAGTCCTCGGATTTCCTTTCACCTGAAATCGTCGACCGCTTGAATGATTTGTCGGAACGAATGAAAGAGAACCCCGATGTCGTGACAACCGTTCTGGCTTCCTGGCTGAACACAAATGAAAACAAGTCTTCCGAAAATCAAGTGAACGAAAAACGTCGAGCTGCCTGA
- a CDS encoding flagellar hook protein FlgE, with translation MANSLLTGVSGLASHQHMIEVVGNNLANLNTVGFKTGRAHFSDVFYETVKAGGGGGVGAVSGSNATQIGNGSKLASVGIDFGQGILETTASRFDFAIDGEGFFVANSGRGPLYTRAGVFNIDNNGFLVDSSTGFHIQRFGNIGETGAVLPGFQTPGNNSIQIPLGATVPGRATETASVSGNLSSAANGSVRQILESTAMTTSGLPVAGGTLLSNLDSVTTPFQTGDFINVQGTDADGSSISTQIAVDSTTTVAQFVTALDSAFAGADVTLSVNGKLEVTAIDGGLSMLSLNLSENAGNTGVIDFSAIQVLTSQQGSVGDTVRGAIEVFDERGDGHLVSLEFKKQTDNTWTMTADLDPAEGSLIDATVEGITFAPDGSISGVTGPDSQLVFHFTGQPDPQAVQMTFGSTGTLSGLTSIPGESSVATTQDGFSTGTLVDINVEGNGLIEGVGSNGLRFPLAQMALATFKNPHGLSAQGNNFFSDSIASGDAFVGQPGTGGRGRIASGQLENSNVDIAVEFTRLILAQRGFSANARTITVTDEILQELNSLIR, from the coding sequence ATGGCAAACTCACTTCTCACCGGCGTTTCTGGTCTCGCATCACATCAACACATGATCGAAGTGGTGGGGAACAATCTTGCGAACCTGAACACTGTCGGATTCAAGACGGGGCGTGCTCATTTTTCGGACGTCTTTTACGAGACAGTGAAAGCTGGCGGTGGAGGAGGAGTCGGGGCTGTGAGTGGCTCAAATGCAACGCAAATCGGGAATGGAAGTAAACTCGCTTCGGTCGGAATCGATTTTGGACAGGGGATTCTGGAAACAACGGCGTCTCGATTCGACTTCGCGATTGATGGTGAAGGCTTCTTTGTCGCGAACTCGGGACGGGGTCCGCTTTACACTCGTGCTGGAGTGTTTAACATTGATAACAACGGATTTCTGGTCGATTCCTCAACTGGATTCCATATTCAGCGGTTTGGAAACATCGGTGAAACAGGTGCCGTGCTCCCTGGATTCCAGACACCCGGAAACAACAGTATTCAGATCCCCCTTGGAGCGACCGTCCCAGGGCGTGCGACAGAAACCGCTAGTGTTTCTGGGAATCTTTCGTCTGCAGCGAATGGATCGGTTCGCCAAATTCTCGAATCAACAGCGATGACAACATCAGGGTTACCAGTCGCAGGGGGAACGCTGTTGAGCAACCTCGACAGTGTGACGACTCCATTCCAAACAGGCGACTTCATCAATGTTCAGGGGACCGACGCAGACGGTTCCAGCATCAGCACGCAAATTGCTGTCGACTCCACAACAACCGTCGCTCAGTTTGTCACTGCATTAGACTCCGCTTTCGCAGGTGCTGATGTGACTCTCTCTGTAAATGGAAAACTTGAAGTCACAGCAATCGATGGAGGACTTTCGATGCTCAGCTTGAACCTCTCCGAGAATGCTGGCAACACAGGTGTGATTGACTTCTCGGCCATTCAAGTGTTGACGAGCCAGCAAGGTTCTGTTGGCGACACCGTTCGCGGAGCGATCGAAGTGTTCGATGAACGTGGAGATGGTCACCTGGTGAGTCTCGAATTCAAAAAGCAAACAGATAACACCTGGACGATGACTGCCGATCTCGATCCGGCGGAAGGTTCCCTGATTGATGCGACCGTGGAAGGGATCACTTTCGCCCCAGATGGTTCAATATCCGGTGTGACCGGCCCCGACTCTCAACTGGTTTTCCATTTCACCGGACAACCCGATCCACAGGCGGTGCAGATGACCTTCGGGTCGACCGGCACACTCAGTGGACTGACATCTATCCCGGGGGAATCGTCTGTCGCGACGACACAAGATGGCTTCTCAACCGGAACCCTTGTCGATATCAATGTTGAAGGGAACGGATTGATTGAAGGTGTCGGGAGCAATGGGCTGAGGTTTCCACTGGCACAAATGGCATTAGCAACTTTCAAAAACCCTCACGGACTGTCTGCTCAGGGAAATAATTTCTTCTCCGACTCCATCGCCAGCGGCGATGCCTTCGTAGGCCAACCCGGAACAGGCGGACGTGGGAGAATTGCTTCGGGGCAACTTGAGAACTCCAACGTCGATATCGCCGTCGAGTTCACACGACTCATTCTTGCTCAAAGAGGTTTCTCTGCGAACGCACGAACCATTACCGTCACCGACGAAATCCTTCAGGAACTCAACAGCCTGATCCGATAA
- a CDS encoding FliG C-terminal domain-containing protein: MPAVAGNERRVLTLLRLLNDDARNSVFASLPDEIRTELQNKIRTEAGRFPSQKRIEELIDEFQRLFRLAEKIRGPQLKMHTPDEDDSEVDEEIYLLTGKSNRDLEKMNLFQLAAVLDEESPRTVALLLQNLSSPRVADLLKQISPQQRQAVVLELARNPQAPEVVFEKIAATTIQRATSYPTQKKELVDPILRMADVFREIDKNDRRELIDSLREENEEVAMELQKAMYRFEDLLDLEDRQVQEVLAQIDSNTLQEALFEAESELVEKIMSNLSRRAASTLREELAYQRPLSPTQQKAARDKIAQAIGTADEELA; the protein is encoded by the coding sequence ATGCCAGCTGTTGCAGGAAACGAACGACGAGTTCTCACACTTTTACGTTTGTTGAACGACGACGCCCGAAATTCGGTGTTCGCGTCGTTGCCTGACGAAATTCGAACAGAGCTACAAAACAAAATCCGCACGGAAGCAGGACGTTTTCCATCTCAGAAACGGATTGAAGAGTTGATCGATGAATTTCAACGGCTCTTTCGACTCGCTGAAAAAATCCGTGGCCCCCAACTCAAAATGCATACTCCCGATGAAGACGACTCTGAAGTGGACGAAGAGATCTACTTGCTTACAGGCAAGTCGAATCGAGACCTTGAAAAGATGAATCTGTTCCAACTGGCTGCAGTTCTTGATGAGGAGAGTCCTCGGACGGTTGCCCTTCTATTACAGAATTTATCATCACCGCGTGTTGCAGATTTGTTGAAGCAGATTTCTCCTCAGCAGCGACAAGCGGTCGTCCTCGAGTTAGCTCGCAATCCACAAGCTCCGGAAGTCGTCTTTGAGAAGATCGCTGCCACGACGATCCAAAGAGCGACAAGTTATCCAACACAGAAAAAAGAACTCGTCGATCCAATCCTCCGGATGGCAGATGTCTTTCGTGAAATTGATAAAAACGATCGACGAGAGTTGATCGACTCGCTCCGTGAAGAGAATGAAGAAGTTGCGATGGAACTACAAAAAGCGATGTACCGATTTGAAGACTTACTCGATTTGGAAGATCGGCAGGTTCAAGAAGTCCTTGCCCAGATCGATTCGAATACTCTTCAAGAGGCATTGTTCGAGGCGGAATCAGAACTCGTCGAAAAGATCATGAGCAATCTATCAAGACGTGCGGCCAGTACGCTTCGGGAAGAGCTCGCTTATCAACGTCCGCTTTCTCCAACACAGCAGAAAGCGGCACGCGACAAGATCGCGCAGGCCATCGGGACAGCTGATGAGGAATTGGCATGA
- a CDS encoding MotE family protein, translating to MKSVVILTLTIAVFAGSVFGSLWLKTNYLAEASDIEADSPPGSEGNGTQVTGRAPQGSASRDSAKGNLSIRPQELSVEEMVRLGMDLKRREKRLKDDAEKLRQQEIHQQIALADIQQEQGAIEAQQTQVKSELAKAEILVDRLIQARQAVIDERTAAEEKLKKMEEVQIEVDEQHTTNTKKLAQWIQSMDEVKAAEVLREMANDGKMPIAVEILSHLEEREAAKILSSLDDAKLVQDLVSEFRNLKSPKESKRARRTLR from the coding sequence GTGAAATCTGTTGTCATTCTCACTCTTACGATTGCGGTCTTTGCAGGCAGCGTTTTCGGTTCACTGTGGTTGAAAACGAACTACCTGGCTGAGGCAAGCGACATCGAAGCGGATAGCCCTCCAGGAAGTGAAGGGAACGGAACTCAAGTGACAGGACGTGCTCCACAGGGAAGTGCGTCCAGGGATTCCGCAAAGGGGAACTTGTCGATTCGCCCTCAAGAACTTTCCGTGGAAGAGATGGTTCGGTTGGGGATGGACCTTAAACGTCGTGAGAAACGACTTAAGGATGATGCCGAAAAGCTCCGGCAGCAAGAAATTCATCAACAAATTGCCTTGGCTGACATCCAGCAAGAGCAAGGAGCGATTGAGGCACAACAAACGCAAGTGAAGAGTGAACTTGCCAAAGCGGAAATTTTGGTTGACCGCTTAATTCAAGCAAGGCAAGCGGTGATTGATGAGCGAACAGCCGCCGAGGAAAAACTCAAGAAGATGGAAGAAGTCCAAATCGAAGTCGATGAGCAACATACGACAAATACGAAAAAACTTGCTCAGTGGATTCAAAGTATGGACGAAGTCAAAGCGGCGGAGGTGCTGCGTGAAATGGCGAACGATGGAAAGATGCCCATTGCTGTGGAGATTCTCTCTCATCTAGAAGAACGGGAAGCGGCAAAAATCTTATCGAGTCTTGATGATGCCAAACTTGTTCAGGATTTGGTCAGCGAGTTTCGTAATCTGAAGTCACCTAAAGAGTCGAAACGAGCAAGACGGACGCTGCGTTAA
- a CDS encoding FliH/SctL family protein, with protein sequence MTLPQRHQERIRWTQRPTEIRIRQNARKTLRRASVKPYAPESPASPEVALRAEVESPAKPTVLQQDEREQLELKQCRQLLEAFVEQVYAYSQTREQTLSEMQQVAIELAVAAASHLVFEAIEANQFGIEELVDSAVKQFEQDDPITVQLNPADYELLMSRMKDLEFDQLATNITFQTNSSFERGSCEVQSFKKQTLRSNISQRLANIRKHWLEELDDSQIERRKAENADATLRRFPDRRETA encoded by the coding sequence ATGACCCTACCACAACGGCATCAAGAACGAATTCGTTGGACTCAAAGGCCGACAGAAATTCGCATCAGGCAAAATGCCAGGAAGACTCTGCGGCGAGCTTCGGTCAAGCCCTATGCTCCTGAATCTCCTGCAAGTCCAGAAGTGGCCCTGAGAGCTGAAGTCGAAAGTCCTGCGAAACCAACAGTGCTCCAGCAAGATGAACGTGAGCAATTGGAATTGAAGCAGTGTCGGCAACTGTTGGAAGCGTTCGTTGAGCAAGTCTATGCGTATTCACAAACACGCGAGCAAACACTTTCGGAGATGCAGCAAGTCGCCATCGAACTCGCTGTCGCGGCGGCATCGCATCTGGTGTTCGAGGCCATTGAGGCAAACCAATTCGGAATTGAAGAATTGGTTGACTCTGCGGTGAAACAATTCGAGCAGGACGACCCGATCACTGTTCAGCTGAATCCCGCAGATTACGAACTGCTGATGTCTCGCATGAAAGATTTGGAATTCGATCAACTCGCAACAAACATCACATTTCAGACCAACTCCTCGTTCGAACGAGGATCTTGCGAGGTTCAGTCCTTCAAAAAACAGACTCTCAGGTCGAACATCTCGCAGCGGTTGGCAAACATTCGAAAACACTGGCTGGAAGAACTTGATGACTCTCAGATTGAACGTCGAAAAGCTGAAAATGCAGACGCAACGTTGCGACGTTTTCCAGACCGTCGGGAAACTGCATAG
- the flgB gene encoding flagellar basal body rod protein FlgB, which yields MSELRHRVISHNIANVNTPGYQRLDVSFDEHLFKARRQGQASEGAAPSIVQEPGEITKMDGNNVDIDSEIGHLNQNSMVFQMYSQILSTHLNTMRRALGQ from the coding sequence GTGTCTGAGCTTAGGCACCGCGTGATCAGTCACAATATCGCGAATGTCAATACTCCGGGATATCAGCGACTTGACGTCAGCTTTGATGAGCACCTTTTTAAAGCAAGGCGGCAAGGACAAGCGTCGGAGGGGGCGGCCCCGTCGATTGTTCAGGAGCCGGGGGAGATCACCAAGATGGATGGGAATAACGTCGACATCGATTCGGAGATCGGCCACCTCAACCAGAATTCGATGGTGTTTCAAATGTACTCGCAGATCCTTTCCACTCACTTGAATACAATGCGCCGAGCGCTCGGGCAGTAA
- the flgC gene encoding flagellar basal body rod protein FlgC translates to MKIGNVFASADISATGLRAERMRMEVAAGNIANANATRSPDGGPYRRQQVVFETQLQSALGGIVSQGSQNQLGGVGIVGIESDRSPFPKVYNPGHPDADADGFLQMPNVALPMEMVDLMTASRSYEANLKSLEVFRRMAEQTLELMRG, encoded by the coding sequence ATGAAAATTGGAAACGTCTTTGCGTCTGCGGATATTTCAGCGACTGGTCTCAGGGCAGAGCGAATGCGAATGGAGGTCGCCGCTGGGAATATCGCAAATGCCAACGCGACTCGCAGCCCGGACGGTGGCCCTTATCGGCGACAGCAGGTTGTCTTCGAAACACAGTTGCAAAGTGCACTGGGCGGAATCGTTTCACAGGGGAGTCAAAATCAACTGGGGGGTGTTGGGATAGTCGGGATTGAGTCCGACCGCAGTCCATTTCCCAAGGTCTACAATCCGGGCCATCCTGATGCAGACGCCGATGGCTTCCTGCAGATGCCGAATGTCGCGCTCCCGATGGAGATGGTCGATTTGATGACCGCCAGTCGTTCGTATGAGGCGAACCTGAAGTCGCTGGAGGTTTTTCGCAGGATGGCAGAACAAACTCTGGAACTGATGAGAGGATAA
- a CDS encoding flagellar hook capping FlgD N-terminal domain-containing protein: MAISGFNAELGKQQFLELMVTQLQYQDPLEPVGQQQFIEQLAQFSVVEGVENLNLQFEDFLKLQTLSRGTELIGHSIEFQDATSGEISRGRVQETRVIGGQMMLLVNDQQIPLSAVDAVIAHD, translated from the coding sequence ATGGCGATCTCAGGCTTCAACGCAGAACTTGGCAAGCAACAATTTCTCGAGTTGATGGTCACACAACTCCAGTATCAAGACCCTCTGGAACCGGTCGGGCAACAACAATTCATTGAACAGTTAGCACAGTTTTCTGTGGTCGAGGGCGTCGAGAACCTCAACCTGCAGTTTGAAGACTTCCTGAAGCTGCAAACTCTGAGTCGCGGGACCGAACTAATTGGGCACAGTATCGAATTCCAGGATGCGACGTCCGGTGAAATTTCACGGGGGCGAGTTCAGGAAACACGTGTTATTGGTGGCCAGATGATGTTGCTTGTCAATGACCAACAGATCCCGCTTTCAGCTGTCGATGCAGTGATTGCTCACGATTAA
- a CDS encoding flagellar hook-length control protein FliK has protein sequence MTLPLISPQSTVIESSSTSRASTKTIPAQTAPTPVHSFEAPSDFEEIFAQMFLVESVVLRPQGIGESPLQPAEQAQLSAGQIETISSPLTEEQPTKAPLLAKTPLITEATQVESSLAGEASQYKNFAPSQAELLPQYMGEYTVEETEAEAAFVDSTDAGKTNRLSVSREHFSAASSLNSDSPNPVDLKANHPQSSNNELLNPVQQGDSQHLSFFENSSLIGGDENRFSSITDPTSVAGKVIQKVVAETMAQLSAAQSKIDSSFSVRLDPPELGEVLVRLKKTEGGLMMRIVAIDPTTQQLLEHHETELSESLQSEQPEQSELSMELGDRSEFQRSDQFYDWETNENWLGNQPSRSGINSNSSSVQTRTQSTNPHDFMA, from the coding sequence ATGACCTTGCCATTGATCTCCCCCCAATCGACCGTAATCGAATCATCATCGACTTCTCGTGCATCGACAAAAACCATTCCAGCACAAACGGCTCCAACACCAGTTCACTCATTCGAAGCCCCCTCGGATTTCGAAGAGATCTTCGCACAAATGTTCCTTGTTGAATCCGTGGTGCTGAGGCCGCAAGGCATTGGAGAGAGTCCACTTCAACCTGCTGAACAGGCCCAACTCTCGGCGGGACAAATCGAAACGATCTCTTCTCCGTTGACGGAAGAACAACCTACGAAAGCACCCTTGCTGGCGAAAACGCCTCTGATCACAGAAGCAACGCAGGTAGAAAGCTCACTCGCAGGAGAAGCGAGTCAATATAAAAACTTCGCTCCCAGCCAAGCTGAACTGTTACCGCAATACATGGGTGAATACACAGTTGAAGAAACAGAGGCCGAAGCCGCTTTCGTCGACTCGACAGATGCCGGGAAAACAAATCGTCTCTCTGTATCGCGAGAACACTTCTCAGCAGCAAGTTCACTGAACTCCGATTCACCAAATCCAGTCGACCTCAAAGCAAACCATCCGCAGAGCTCAAACAATGAGCTCCTAAATCCAGTACAGCAGGGCGACTCTCAGCACTTATCATTCTTTGAAAACAGTTCATTGATTGGGGGCGATGAAAACCGCTTCAGTTCGATCACCGATCCTACTTCAGTCGCAGGCAAAGTGATCCAAAAAGTTGTCGCAGAGACGATGGCTCAGCTCTCCGCTGCTCAGAGCAAAATCGACTCTTCTTTCTCCGTCCGCCTCGACCCTCCAGAACTGGGGGAAGTTCTCGTGCGGCTGAAGAAAACCGAAGGAGGACTCATGATGCGTATTGTGGCAATCGATCCGACGACTCAGCAACTTCTGGAACATCACGAAACAGAGCTTTCCGAGTCGCTGCAATCTGAACAGCCTGAGCAGTCTGAACTCTCCATGGAGCTTGGTGATCGCTCAGAGTTTCAACGGTCCGATCAATTTTATGACTGGGAGACAAACGAAAACTGGCTGGGCAATCAACCGAGCCGTTCGGGAATCAACTCCAACTCGTCGTCTGTGCAAACAAGAACACAGTCCACGAATCCACACGACTTTATGGCGTAA
- a CDS encoding flagellar biosynthetic protein FliQ, translating into MVSSEVVLIGRDLLLTALLLSLPAVVVSLLVGGVISVFQTVTSIQEQTLTFAPRIVAVALVLMGTLPWSLKVAMAFTSRMMLRMIEATQ; encoded by the coding sequence ATGGTCTCTTCTGAAGTCGTTTTGATTGGTCGTGATCTACTGCTGACAGCGCTGCTGCTGTCGCTTCCGGCTGTCGTAGTCAGTTTGTTGGTCGGGGGAGTCATCAGTGTGTTTCAGACTGTCACCAGTATTCAGGAACAAACGCTCACTTTTGCTCCGAGAATTGTTGCTGTCGCGTTGGTCCTGATGGGAACTCTTCCTTGGAGTTTGAAAGTTGCGATGGCGTTTACTTCCCGAATGATGCTCCGCATGATCGAAGCCACGCAATAA